One genomic region from Campylobacter sp. RM5004 encodes:
- a CDS encoding dihydrodipicolinate synthase family protein, translating to MGILKGTLPALYTPYKDDGSINEAEFLKMCEWGIANGLDGLFCNGSAGDSQAMPYEMKAKMLELSIKAANKKVPVICGIGSCIYQESLDLANEAYNKGADALLLMMPYYYKFNDDTLYTYVKDLQAKVKLPLYIYNIPLFAPAMSLNLIEKLSKLPNIVGMKDSSGDALLLNHILDVVPSDFDVFVGREEHYFGALMMGAKGSMTSAGCVFPDVMSAIYKAYNEKNYERAIKLQKALLPAIRFGMSLSFPMGFALLLKARGFAFANKSIHPLSEETLKALSEKFEYAKELVKNIESAL from the coding sequence ATGGGAATACTTAAAGGAACTTTACCAGCTTTATATACACCATATAAAGATGATGGAAGTATTAATGAAGCTGAGTTTTTAAAAATGTGTGAGTGGGGCATTGCTAATGGGCTTGATGGATTGTTTTGCAACGGAAGTGCAGGAGATTCACAAGCAATGCCTTATGAGATGAAAGCAAAAATGCTAGAGCTCTCAATCAAAGCTGCTAATAAAAAAGTGCCTGTTATTTGTGGAATAGGAAGTTGTATTTACCAAGAAAGCTTAGACCTTGCAAACGAAGCTTATAATAAAGGAGCTGATGCGCTTTTACTTATGATGCCGTATTATTATAAGTTTAACGATGATACGCTTTATACTTATGTAAAAGACTTACAAGCTAAAGTAAAGCTTCCGCTTTATATTTACAATATCCCACTTTTTGCACCTGCAATGAGTTTAAATCTAATTGAAAAATTAAGCAAATTACCAAATATTGTAGGTATGAAAGATAGCAGTGGAGATGCGTTATTACTAAATCATATTTTAGATGTTGTGCCAAGTGATTTTGATGTATTTGTGGGTCGTGAAGAGCATTATTTTGGAGCTTTAATGATGGGTGCAAAAGGCTCAATGACAAGTGCAGGATGTGTTTTCCCTGATGTTATGAGTGCGATTTATAAAGCATATAATGAAAAAAATTATGAAAGAGCAATAAAACTTCAAAAAGCATTGTTGCCAGCTATTAGATTTGGAATGAGTTTATCATTTCCTATGGGATTTGCACTTTTACTTAAAGCTCGTGGTTTTGCATTCGCAAATAAAAGCATTCATCCACTAAGCGAAGAAACTCTAAAAGCACTTAGTGAAAAATTTGAATATGCAAAAGAATTAGTTAAAAACATAGAAAGTGCATTATGA
- a CDS encoding IclR family transcriptional regulator C-terminal domain-containing protein has protein sequence MENLHQPTLRVIKVLETLKNCDEGLNISQIAKECSISVGTLHPILKTLCELDYLTYDNKVYKLSFCLNPELEQRKSTKVIIYYMDELAAKIKLNVQLGMLNGKKVIYLHKSEGNEKIALKTKAGDVANAHATALGKALLFDKTLADLKRIFKKQILEQNTARTINNVNDLYENIEYCKNLGYSYEYGEYDDDFSCFAVPIRKNKEIFAAISVTILKFHLNDEKKEIITTELLNYKKIIEEHLS, from the coding sequence GTGGAAAATTTGCATCAACCAACTTTAAGGGTTATAAAAGTATTAGAAACTTTGAAAAATTGTGATGAAGGTTTGAATATTAGCCAAATTGCTAAAGAATGCAGTATAAGCGTAGGGACTTTACATCCTATTTTAAAAACCTTATGTGAATTAGATTATTTAACTTACGATAATAAAGTTTATAAATTATCTTTTTGTCTAAATCCTGAGCTAGAACAAAGAAAATCAACAAAAGTTATTATTTATTATATGGATGAATTAGCTGCAAAAATTAAATTAAATGTTCAATTAGGTATGCTAAATGGTAAAAAGGTTATATATCTTCACAAAAGCGAAGGAAATGAAAAAATCGCTTTAAAAACAAAAGCAGGAGATGTTGCTAACGCACATGCAACTGCTTTAGGCAAGGCATTATTATTTGATAAGACTTTGGCTGATTTAAAAAGAATATTTAAAAAGCAAATCTTAGAGCAAAACACTGCAAGAACGATTAATAATGTAAATGATTTATATGAAAATATTGAGTATTGTAAAAATCTAGGATATTCTTATGAATATGGAGAATATGACGATGATTTTTCTTGTTTTGCTGTGCCTATTAGAAAAAATAAAGAGATTTTCGCAGCAATTAGCGTAACGATTTTAAAATTTCATTTAAACGATGAGAAAAAAGAAATAATAACAACAGAATTATTAAATTATAAAAAGATAATAGAAGAACATCTTTCATAA
- a CDS encoding PDZ domain-containing protein — MKKLALSLMLSISLFGVERPTFDDFLACYEKNKSSMLNYEGLPAFVLEENLLAVIKLPETKLNSYIKYDPFLNLYLVRTDFSLIKPITDDETKKTRNDWLGVIDPKKEYIGHLKYLAQGLFERDKLDFNTKIGLLNSPCCKVLGISLLNGEFIGNRYLNHFKKYNDVYWGDIGATFTQRGDRYFVNGITFNSNLRLNDEILSIDDKPIESLRALNERILFAENQSTIYLKVLRDNEEINISSVVSPKIYEQPVFTTKKAIVKTQISNSLGISLDNNLNVIGISNRNLGFKLKDKILRVNNVIVRNKAEFNKLVQQGGVLNILIQRYIKDENKNGDFQFFITINKGI; from the coding sequence ACATTTGATGATTTTTTAGCTTGTTATGAAAAGAACAAATCAAGCATGTTAAATTATGAAGGCTTACCTGCTTTTGTTTTAGAAGAAAACCTTTTAGCAGTTATTAAACTACCGGAAACAAAGCTTAATTCATATATTAAATATGATCCATTTTTAAATCTTTATTTAGTAAGAACTGATTTTTCACTAATTAAACCTATAACCGATGATGAAACTAAAAAAACTAGAAATGATTGGCTAGGTGTAATTGATCCTAAAAAAGAATATATAGGTCATTTAAAATATCTAGCTCAAGGACTTTTTGAAAGAGATAAGCTAGATTTTAATACTAAAATCGGTTTATTAAACTCACCTTGCTGCAAAGTTTTAGGTATTAGTTTGCTTAATGGAGAATTTATAGGTAATCGCTACTTAAATCATTTTAAAAAATACAATGATGTTTATTGGGGCGATATAGGTGCTACTTTTACTCAAAGAGGGGATAGATATTTTGTAAATGGAATTACTTTTAATAGTAATTTAAGATTAAATGATGAGATTTTAAGCATTGATGATAAGCCTATTGAATCGCTTAGGGCTTTAAATGAAAGAATATTATTTGCAGAAAATCAAAGCACAATTTATCTAAAAGTTTTAAGGGATAATGAAGAGATTAATATAAGCTCAGTTGTTAGTCCTAAAATCTACGAACAACCTGTATTTACTACAAAAAAAGCTATCGTTAAAACTCAGATTTCAAATTCTTTAGGAATAAGCCTTGATAATAACTTAAATGTTATTGGAATTTCAAATAGGAATTTGGGCTTCAAACTTAAAGATAAAATCTTAAGAGTAAATAATGTTATCGTGCGTAATAAAGCAGAGTTTAATAAATTAGTTCAGCAAGGCGGAGTTTTAAATATATTAATTCAAAGATATATTAAAGACGAGAATAAAAATGGAGATTTTCAATTCTTCATCACTATAAACAAAGGAATATAA
- a CDS encoding UxaA family hydrolase — MKGYRREDGKFGLRNKVLIIPSVVCANKVVENIAKACPEAVYVTHQHGCSQLDFDAEQTRMLMAGNCANPNVYAALVVGLGCETISSNSVKELAKSLAPYKDVRAISIQELGGITNTTNEGIKIVKEMLENASKCKLSEGDFSDIILGTECGGSDAYSGLSANPSLGSLSDYVVENGGAVILAETTELIGAENILARRAINADVEKKIYEKIYGFEENVKNSGSDIRGANPSPGNIAGGLTTIEEKSLGCVYKAGTTKVVDVIDYAMPVTKKGLTFMDTPGNDIEQLSAMVAGGANLVVFTTGRGTPTGSPTTPTIKLSTNNFCAKNMADVIDLNAGEIVDGNKCKEDIRDELIELIIRISEGKLTKAEINKQNDFSVWRLATTC; from the coding sequence TTGAAAGGTTATAGAAGAGAAGATGGCAAGTTTGGCTTAAGAAATAAAGTCTTAATAATTCCAAGCGTTGTATGCGCTAATAAGGTTGTAGAAAATATTGCCAAAGCATGCCCTGAAGCTGTATATGTAACTCATCAGCACGGATGTAGCCAACTTGATTTTGACGCAGAACAAACAAGAATGCTTATGGCTGGAAATTGTGCAAACCCAAATGTATATGCTGCACTTGTAGTAGGGCTTGGTTGTGAGACTATTAGCTCAAATTCGGTTAAAGAACTAGCTAAAAGCTTAGCACCTTATAAAGATGTAAGAGCGATTAGTATTCAAGAGCTAGGTGGTATTACAAATACAACAAATGAAGGCATAAAAATAGTTAAAGAAATGCTTGAAAATGCTAGTAAATGCAAATTGAGTGAAGGCGATTTTAGCGATATTATCTTAGGCACTGAATGTGGTGGAAGTGATGCTTATAGTGGGCTTAGTGCAAATCCATCGCTAGGAAGTCTAAGTGATTATGTGGTTGAAAATGGTGGAGCTGTAATTTTAGCTGAAACAACTGAGCTAATAGGAGCTGAAAATATCTTAGCAAGGCGTGCAATTAATGCTGATGTTGAGAAAAAAATATATGAAAAAATCTATGGCTTTGAAGAAAATGTTAAAAACAGCGGCTCAGACATTCGTGGTGCAAATCCAAGCCCAGGAAATATAGCAGGCGGACTTACTACTATTGAAGAAAAAAGCCTTGGTTGTGTTTATAAGGCAGGGACAACTAAAGTTGTAGATGTGATTGATTATGCAATGCCAGTTACTAAAAAAGGCCTTACATTTATGGATACTCCAGGAAACGATATAGAACAGCTTAGTGCTATGGTTGCAGGTGGGGCGAATTTAGTTGTATTTACAACAGGTCGTGGAACTCCAACAGGAAGCCCTACAACTCCAACGATTAAGCTAAGCACAAATAATTTTTGTGCGAAGAATATGGCTGATGTAATTGACTTAAATGCTGGTGAAATCGTAGATGGTAATAAGTGTAAAGAAGACATTAGAGATGAGTTAATTGAATTAATTATAAGAATAAGCGAAGGTAAATTAACAAAAGCAGAAATCAATAAACAAAATGATTTTAGCGTTTGGAGACTTGCAACAACTTGTTAA
- the flgH gene encoding flagellar basal body L-ring protein FlgH yields MKKIYAFILGVIISGCGLADPQMDMKAPTYVEQIEPKAENNLGSPGSLFGKGSNPLFSDNKAMNVNDIVTIIIKEDASQSSKASKSTNKSTNTNLNAGVFAGLLSKLNKNTDIGFNTKNTSDFSGSGQASRNEKFQTTISARVIKVLANGNYFIEGKKQLLINGEKQIVQISGVIRPYDISGQNTIESKYIADAKILYSTQGEIDKATKKPWGTKAVETIWPF; encoded by the coding sequence GTGAAAAAAATATATGCTTTTATTTTAGGCGTAATAATTTCAGGTTGTGGCTTAGCAGACCCACAAATGGATATGAAAGCCCCAACTTATGTAGAACAAATTGAACCTAAGGCTGAAAATAATTTAGGAAGTCCTGGCTCACTCTTTGGCAAAGGCTCAAACCCATTATTTAGCGATAATAAAGCAATGAATGTAAATGATATTGTTACAATAATCATAAAAGAAGATGCTTCGCAAAGCTCAAAGGCAAGCAAAAGCACTAATAAATCTACAAATACTAATTTAAACGCAGGAGTATTCGCAGGATTATTATCAAAACTTAATAAAAATACTGATATAGGATTTAATACTAAAAATACTAGTGATTTTAGCGGTAGTGGTCAAGCAAGTAGAAACGAAAAATTTCAAACCACGATAAGCGCTAGAGTTATAAAAGTTTTAGCTAATGGAAATTATTTCATAGAAGGAAAAAAACAGCTTTTAATAAATGGCGAAAAACAAATCGTGCAAATCTCAGGAGTAATTCGCCCTTATGATATCTCAGGGCAAAACACAATTGAGAGTAAATATATCGCAGATGCTAAGATACTTTATTCAACTCAAGGAGAGATTGATAAGGCTACTAAAAAGCCTTGGGGAACTAAAGCAGTTGAGACTATTTGGCCTTTTTAA
- a CDS encoding ATP-binding protein produces the protein MKKIIFSMVALSFVSAYEIKEINTFASPESVVANDDYIFVSNVGAKLEPLNKDNDGYINIISKKNDKLEVFAKDLNAPKGMKIIDDVLYVVDIDTIYGFDINTYKEVFKLVIKDAVFLNAIESLDANTLLVSDTGTYKIHKVDLNGGKYSDYLNIDKENGGPNGLLIDENYLYVVGYDPSEKDGGAILKINLSDKSIEKLSNNLEQFDGIVKVDKDILITSWGKELKGYIYKLSNNKLEKLNLRDLKGPADMFYDKSTKTLLVPEMANNSLLKIKLNSL, from the coding sequence ATGAAAAAAATTATTTTTAGCATGGTTGCACTAAGTTTTGTTAGTGCTTATGAAATTAAAGAAATCAATACTTTTGCTTCACCTGAAAGCGTTGTGGCAAATGATGATTATATTTTTGTATCAAATGTAGGAGCTAAATTAGAGCCACTAAATAAAGACAATGATGGCTATATAAATATAATTTCTAAGAAAAATGATAAATTAGAAGTATTTGCAAAAGATTTAAACGCTCCAAAGGGTATGAAAATCATTGATGATGTTTTATATGTTGTAGATATTGATACAATTTATGGCTTTGATATTAATACTTATAAAGAAGTGTTTAAATTAGTGATTAAAGATGCAGTATTTTTAAATGCTATTGAGAGTCTTGATGCAAATACACTTTTAGTAAGCGATACAGGAACTTACAAAATCCATAAAGTTGATTTAAATGGTGGAAAATATTCTGATTATTTAAATATTGATAAAGAAAATGGTGGTCCAAATGGCTTATTAATTGATGAAAATTATTTGTATGTTGTAGGCTATGATCCTAGCGAAAAAGATGGCGGAGCTATTTTAAAGATTAATCTTAGCGATAAAAGTATTGAAAAACTAAGCAATAATTTAGAGCAATTTGATGGAATAGTAAAAGTAGATAAAGATATATTAATTACAAGCTGGGGCAAAGAATTAAAAGGCTATATTTATAAATTATCAAATAATAAATTAGAAAAGCTAAATTTAAGAGATTTGAAAGGTCCTGCTGATATGTTTTATGATAAAAGCACAAAAACTCTATTAGTTCCTGAAATGGCTAATAATTCTTTATTAAAAATAAAATTAAATTCATTATGA
- the pta gene encoding phosphate acetyltransferase — protein sequence MNAIYFQKSNRENLNNLAIKLSKKYPNMVVFQALACEDGVCGLDKLSKDFNIKTEYLFDTQSGVKKYLENENAFYKSIIIKFNELKAKYDFVLVSSFGAFGGLDTFWINLRLSKELNLNYVIDSDLTKFEFAKIHHNYTSLYNENTSIDELLNLKKPEYVSPMAFEVMLESKAKSDIKTIVLPEGNDERILKAAHKLLESKAVKLIILGNNKEIAQKASDLGLDLDDVKTYNPGNSSLDDECANALFEARKSKGMTIEQAKELIKDRNYFGTLLVHLGYADAMVSGAACSTADTIRPALQIVKTKPGVKSVSGGFFMCLSDKVWYFADCAVTPNPTPENLAEIAYVSSKTYEAFGFEPRVAMLSYSTANSGSGVSVDLTKQACELAKAYEGLVYDGPIQFDAAVDIATASKKMPDSKVAGRANVFVFPDLNAANIGYKAVQRSAGAIAVGPLLQGLNKPINDLSRGCLVEDIVNTCLISAIQAQ from the coding sequence ATGAATGCGATTTACTTTCAAAAAAGTAACAGGGAAAACCTAAATAATCTTGCTATTAAATTATCTAAAAAATACCCTAATATGGTAGTTTTTCAAGCACTTGCTTGTGAAGATGGTGTTTGTGGTTTAGATAAATTAAGTAAAGATTTTAATATCAAAACAGAATATTTATTTGATACACAAAGTGGAGTTAAGAAGTATTTAGAAAATGAGAATGCTTTTTATAAAAGTATAATTATCAAGTTTAATGAGCTAAAAGCTAAATATGATTTTGTTTTAGTTTCTAGTTTTGGTGCTTTTGGTGGTCTTGATACATTTTGGATTAATCTAAGACTTAGTAAAGAATTAAATCTAAATTATGTAATTGATAGTGATTTAACCAAATTTGAGTTTGCTAAAATTCATCATAACTATACTAGTTTATATAACGAAAACACAAGCATAGATGAATTATTAAATCTTAAAAAGCCTGAATATGTAAGTCCAATGGCATTTGAAGTTATGCTTGAAAGTAAAGCAAAAAGCGATATTAAAACAATAGTTTTACCAGAAGGAAACGATGAGCGTATTTTAAAAGCAGCTCATAAATTATTAGAAAGCAAAGCAGTAAAACTAATAATCTTAGGAAACAATAAAGAAATAGCACAAAAGGCTAGTGATTTAGGTCTTGATTTAGATGATGTAAAGACTTATAATCCAGGTAATTCATCGTTAGATGATGAATGTGCTAATGCGCTTTTTGAAGCTAGAAAATCAAAAGGCATGACTATCGAACAAGCAAAAGAACTTATAAAAGATAGAAACTACTTCGGAACTCTTTTAGTTCATTTAGGCTATGCTGATGCTATGGTTAGTGGTGCTGCATGTTCTACTGCTGATACAATTCGCCCAGCTCTTCAAATAGTAAAAACCAAGCCAGGTGTAAAGAGTGTAAGCGGTGGATTTTTCATGTGCTTAAGTGATAAGGTGTGGTATTTTGCAGATTGTGCAGTAACTCCAAATCCAACTCCTGAAAACTTAGCTGAAATAGCTTATGTTAGTTCAAAAACTTATGAAGCTTTTGGTTTTGAGCCAAGAGTAGCAATGCTTTCATATTCAACTGCAAATAGCGGAAGTGGCGTTAGTGTGGATTTAACCAAACAAGCTTGCGAGTTAGCAAAAGCTTATGAAGGATTAGTATATGATGGTCCTATTCAATTTGACGCTGCAGTAGATATTGCAACAGCTAGTAAGAAAATGCCTGATAGTAAGGTTGCAGGAAGAGCAAATGTATTTGTATTCCCTGATTTAAACGCAGCAAATATAGGTTATAAAGCAGTTCAAAGAAGTGCAGGAGCAATTGCAGTTGGTCCATTACTTCAAGGTTTAAACAAGCCAATCAACGATTTAAGCAGAGGTTGTTTGGTTGAAGATATTGTAAATACATGCTTAATTAGTGCAATTCAAGCACAATAA
- a CDS encoding AraC family transcriptional regulator → MIYLPNELGKISKKVINSNYLNLCLYEKSKNDDFYEVCFDDYALVFINEGQKIIHTKQQDFTINKNEILFFTKGSYLIKDCIRNNYYNSIIICFKESILIELIYKYKSLLTSNFATDEHIFKLNSNELLNSIFTSFLPCFSYKTNEEIIKLKFEELFLALLYSKNNQSFITFLKTIINNFKLPLFQIFSYCEKDFQNVLEMAKFSNMSLTSFSKSFKQSFGISAKEWLDNKKFEKAKFLLEFSNKNITEICLEVGFNSPAWFISRYKKRYKTTPKQFQKAKNLYFLH, encoded by the coding sequence ATGATATATTTACCTAATGAATTAGGAAAAATTAGTAAAAAGGTGATTAATTCAAATTATCTTAATCTTTGCCTTTATGAAAAAAGTAAAAATGATGATTTTTATGAAGTATGCTTTGATGATTATGCTTTAGTTTTTATAAACGAAGGTCAAAAAATAATTCATACAAAACAACAAGATTTTACTATTAATAAAAATGAGATTTTGTTTTTTACCAAAGGCTCGTATTTAATAAAAGATTGCATTCGCAATAATTATTATAATTCAATCATTATTTGTTTTAAAGAAAGCATTTTGATTGAATTAATTTATAAATATAAATCTTTATTAACTAGCAATTTTGCTACTGATGAGCATATTTTTAAGCTTAATTCAAACGAGCTTTTAAACTCAATTTTTACTTCATTTTTGCCTTGTTTTTCTTATAAAACTAATGAAGAAATTATAAAATTAAAATTTGAAGAATTATTTTTAGCCCTACTTTATAGTAAAAATAATCAAAGTTTTATTACATTTTTAAAAACGATAATAAATAATTTTAAATTACCATTATTTCAAATATTTTCATATTGCGAAAAAGATTTTCAAAATGTTTTAGAAATGGCAAAATTTTCAAATATGTCGCTTACTAGCTTTAGCAAAAGTTTTAAGCAAAGTTTTGGAATAAGTGCTAAAGAATGGCTTGATAATAAAAAATTTGAAAAAGCAAAATTCTTATTAGAATTTTCAAATAAAAATATCACAGAAATTTGCCTTGAAGTTGGGTTTAATTCGCCTGCTTGGTTTATTTCAAGATATAAAAAAAGATATAAAACAACCCCAAAACAATTCCAAAAAGCAAAAAACTTATATTTTTTACATTAA
- a CDS encoding acetate kinase, translating into MKKVLVLNAGSSSLKFQLFFNEDSVASGLVEQIGESNSRAKIKFDGKELEHLGGINNHEDGLKVVRDLFAKSGLLTDFSELAAVGHRVVHGGDKFIKATLVDDNCLKTLDELVKLAPLHNPANISGIKTIISLAPSVKNVAVFDTAFHQTMPEIAYRYAIANKYYEEDGVRRYGFHGTSHEYVTREAEKFLGVQNIDAITAHLGNGASISAIKGGKCVDTSMGLTPLEGLMMGTRCGDIDAGALFYLAYNKGLSVAELDKICNKQSGLLGICGANDMREIEENMQNGDEKAKLAFDMFCYRIAKYIGSYLAVTPAKALIFTAGIGENDDLMRAAVCKQLAHLGFSIDEEKNAKREKVARNIAKADSKYPILVIPTNEELSIAKQTLALI; encoded by the coding sequence ATGAAAAAAGTATTAGTTTTAAACGCAGGTTCAAGCTCACTAAAGTTTCAATTATTTTTCAATGAAGATAGCGTTGCAAGTGGCTTGGTTGAGCAAATTGGTGAAAGCAATTCAAGAGCAAAAATTAAATTTGATGGTAAAGAATTAGAGCATTTAGGTGGCATAAACAATCACGAAGATGGCTTAAAAGTAGTTCGTGATTTATTTGCAAAAAGCGGACTTTTAACTGATTTTAGCGAATTAGCAGCAGTAGGTCATCGTGTAGTTCATGGTGGAGATAAATTTATTAAAGCAACTTTAGTAGATGATAATTGCTTAAAAACTTTAGATGAATTAGTAAAATTAGCACCTTTACATAATCCTGCAAATATTTCAGGAATTAAAACAATTATAAGTCTTGCTCCAAGTGTTAAAAACGTTGCAGTATTTGATACAGCATTTCATCAAACAATGCCAGAAATCGCATATCGCTATGCAATAGCTAATAAATACTATGAAGAAGATGGCGTTAGAAGATATGGTTTTCACGGAACATCTCATGAGTATGTAACTCGCGAAGCAGAAAAATTCTTAGGCGTTCAAAATATTGATGCAATTACAGCTCACTTAGGAAATGGTGCAAGTATTAGTGCTATTAAAGGTGGTAAATGTGTGGATACTTCAATGGGGCTTACTCCACTTGAAGGTTTAATGATGGGAACTAGATGTGGTGATATTGATGCAGGAGCTTTATTTTATCTAGCATACAATAAAGGCTTAAGCGTTGCTGAACTTGATAAAATTTGCAATAAACAAAGTGGCTTATTAGGAATTTGTGGTGCTAATGATATGCGTGAAATTGAAGAAAATATGCAAAACGGCGATGAGAAAGCAAAATTAGCATTTGATATGTTTTGTTATAGAATAGCAAAATACATAGGCTCATACCTTGCAGTAACTCCTGCAAAAGCTCTAATTTTTACAGCTGGAATTGGCGAAAACGATGATTTAATGAGAGCAGCTGTTTGTAAGCAACTTGCACACCTTGGCTTTAGTATTGATGAAGAAAAGAATGCTAAGCGTGAAAAAGTAGCAAGAAATATAGCAAAAGCTGATTCAAAATATCCTATTTTAGTTATTCCAACAAACGAAGAATTATCAATAGCAAAGCAAACTTTAGCATTAATTTAA
- a CDS encoding transketolase: MLQNMSNNLKFLSVDMINAANSGHPGVAMGLSDILAVLSTKLNLNTKNHINRDRLVFSGGHASSLIYSFLHLSGFDLSLDELKNFRQLGSLAAGHPEIKTHGVEIDTGPLGQGVANAVGFAMAAKFASARLNNSLNHKIYCLCGDGDLEEGISYEACSLANVHNLDNLVLIYDSNEISIEGDVKNAFRDDIVARFNSVGFDVLTINGHDFDEINEALEKTKNAKKPSIIIAKTKIGKGACELEGSEKTHGSPLGKDLALKAKKAASWSEEEFYIDEVAKNGFKEMIKRSDEYFANWDKANKFSEEQLEFMAFLEGKKELNVDFSKLDLSKNYATRDSNHACLNEIARAIPTFLGGSADLAPSNKTYLNDFKDLKDGGKNIAFGIREHAMGAIVNAMARYGLHPFCATFLVFSDYLKPSIRLAALMNLKAFFVFSHDSIGVGEDGPTHQPIEQISTLRNIPNLYTFRPADMAENIACWQIALKLNNPSAFALSRSALPSLNTSIPDISKGAYFVKYNDVADTTIIASGSEVALALEVAKDKNINVLSMPCFELFNKEFDKSLLKGKVIGIEAARSYELYKYCDELIIMDSFGASGKEKDVFKHFGFSADKIKI, encoded by the coding sequence ATGTTACAAAATATGTCAAATAATTTAAAGTTTTTAAGTGTAGATATGATAAATGCTGCAAATAGCGGACATCCTGGTGTAGCTATGGGGCTTAGCGATATCTTAGCAGTTCTTAGCACAAAGCTTAATTTAAACACAAAAAATCATATCAATCGTGATAGATTAGTGTTTTCAGGCGGTCATGCAAGCTCACTTATATATTCGTTTTTACATTTAAGTGGTTTTGATTTAAGTCTTGATGAGCTTAAAAATTTTCGTCAATTAGGCTCACTTGCAGCAGGTCATCCTGAGATTAAAACTCACGGAGTAGAGATTGATACAGGCCCATTAGGACAAGGTGTAGCAAATGCTGTTGGCTTTGCAATGGCTGCAAAGTTTGCAAGTGCGAGATTGAATAATTCTTTAAATCATAAAATCTATTGCCTTTGTGGAGATGGGGATTTAGAAGAAGGTATAAGTTATGAGGCTTGTTCTTTAGCAAATGTTCATAATCTTGATAATTTAGTATTAATTTATGATAGCAATGAAATTAGCATTGAAGGCGATGTAAAAAACGCATTTCGTGATGATATAGTAGCTAGATTTAATAGCGTTGGATTTGATGTGCTTACAATCAACGGACATGATTTTGACGAAATTAACGAAGCTTTAGAAAAGACTAAAAACGCTAAAAAACCTAGCATAATTATTGCAAAAACTAAGATAGGCAAGGGTGCTTGCGAGCTAGAAGGTAGCGAGAAAACTCACGGCTCACCTTTAGGAAAAGACTTAGCGCTAAAAGCAAAAAAAGCAGCTTCTTGGAGTGAAGAAGAATTTTATATAGATGAAGTTGCAAAAAATGGCTTTAAAGAAATGATTAAAAGAAGTGATGAGTATTTTGCAAATTGGGATAAAGCTAATAAATTTAGCGAAGAACAACTTGAATTTATGGCTTTTCTAGAAGGTAAAAAAGAATTAAATGTAGATTTTTCTAAATTAGATTTAAGTAAAAATTATGCTACAAGAGATAGCAACCACGCTTGTTTAAATGAAATCGCTAGAGCAATTCCTACATTTTTAGGTGGTTCAGCTGATTTAGCACCATCAAATAAAACTTATTTAAATGATTTTAAAGATTTAAAAGATGGTGGCAAAAATATAGCATTTGGTATTCGTGAGCATGCAATGGGAGCTATTGTTAATGCAATGGCTAGATATGGCTTACATCCGTTTTGTGCTACATTTTTAGTATTTAGTGATTATTTAAAGCCTTCAATTCGTCTTGCTGCACTTATGAATCTTAAGGCGTTTTTCGTATTTTCTCATGATAGCATAGGTGTAGGCGAAGATGGTCCAACACATCAACCAATAGAGCAAATCAGTACTCTTAGAAATATACCTAATTTATACACCTTCCGTCCTGCTGATATGGCTGAAAATATTGCTTGCTGGCAAATCGCACTTAAATTAAATAATCCAAGCGCATTTGCACTAAGTCGCTCAGCACTTCCTAGCTTAAATACTAGCATTCCTGATATTAGCAAGGGTGCTTATTTTGTAAAATATAATGATGTTGCAGACACTACAATAATTGCAAGTGGTAGTGAAGTAGCACTCGCGCTTGAAGTTGCAAAAGATAAAAATATCAATGTATTAAGTATGCCTTGCTTTGAATTATTTAATAAAGAATTTGATAAATCTTTATTAAAAGGAAAAGTTATAGGAATTGAAGCTGCAAGGTCTTATGAATTATACAAATATTGCGATGAACTTATAATAATGGATAGTTTTGGCGCTAGTGGAAAAGAAAAAGATGTATTCAAACACTTTGGCTTTAGTGCTGATAAAATCAAGATTTAA